From Drosophila yakuba strain Tai18E2 chromosome 2L, Prin_Dyak_Tai18E2_2.1, whole genome shotgun sequence, one genomic window encodes:
- the LOC6528128 gene encoding probable cytochrome P450 6a14 produces the protein MDFTLLLLTSLLSFLLGYLRYRFSYWELRGIPQLRPHFLLGHFSRLQSVHLSELLQETYDAFGGSAKVAGTYVFLRPLAVVLDLDLVKAVLIRDFNKFVDRRSFHGDSLTANLFNLQGEEWRVLRTKLSPTFTSGKMKYMFGTVSTVAQQLGATFEELVGSQGAVLELHDLMARYTTDVIGSCAFGTECNSLREPQAEFRQVGRRLFQNNGRSIRWRIFKMTYLSTLVKLGLPVRIVHPEITKFFNRIVRETVELREREDIRRNDFMDLLLDLRRQEQGKGLSVEQMAAQAFVFFVAGFETSSSNMSYALFELAKNQAVQQKLRLEISDAMARHGELTYEAMMEMPYLDQTITETLRKYPALSSLTRLASEDYEIASFDGGDPVVLEKGTSVHIPVLAIHYDPELYPEPHEFRPERFAPDACRARHPTAFLGFGDGPRNCIGLRFGRMQVKVGLIALLRRFHFSLPPGSPTQLRVTKRHVILLPSEGVRLQVDPVESRLM, from the exons ATGGACTTCACACTGCTGCTGCTAACCTCGCTGCTCAGCTTCCTGCTGGGCTATCTGCGCTACCGCTTCAGCTACTGGGAGCTGCGGGGGATTCCCCAGCTGCGGCCGCACTTCCTCCTCGGCCACTTCTCCAGGCTGCAGTCGGTGCACCTCAGCGAGCTGCTGCAGGAGACCTACGATGCCTTCGGGGGCAGTGCCAAGGTGGCGGGCACCTACGTCTTCCTGCGCCCGCTGGCCGTCGTTCTGGATCTGGACCTGGTCAAGGCGGTGCTCATTCGGGATTTCAACAAGTTCGTGGACCGGCGCAGCTTTCACGGCGATTCGCTCACCGCAAACTTGTTCAACCTGCAGGGCGAGGAGTGGCGTGTCCTGCGCACCAAGTTGTCGCCCACCTTCACTAGTGGCAAGATGAAGTACATGTTCGGAACTGTGTCCACGGTGGCCCAGCAGCTGGGCGCTACTTTCGAGGAACTGGTGGGGTCACAG GGCGCTGTGCTGGAGCTCCACGATCTGATGGCCCGCTACACCACCGACGTCATCGGAAGCTGCGCCTTTGGAACCGAGTGCAACAGCCTCAGGGAACCGCAGGCGGAGTTCCGGCAGGTGGGACGTCGGCTCTTCCAGAACAACGGCAGGAGCATCCGGTGGCGCATCTTCAAGATGACCTACCTCAGCACGCTGGTCAAGCTCGGCCTCCCAGTGCGCATCGTTCACCCGGAGATCACCAAGTTCTTCAACCGCATAGTCCGCGAAACGGTGGAGCTGCGGGAGCGCGAGGATATCCGTCGCAATGACTTTATGGACCTGCTGCTGGATCTCAGGCGGCAGGAGCAGGGTAAGGGACTCTCTGTGGAGCAGATGGCCGCCCAGGCGTTTGTGTTCTTTGTGGCCGGATTCGAAACCAGCTCCAGTAACATGAGCTACGCCCTCTtcgagttggccaaaaaccagGCTGTGCAGCAGAAACTGCGACTGGAGATTAGCGATGCGATGGCCAGGCACGGGGAACTAACCTACGAGGCCATGATGGAGATGCCCTACTTGGACCAGACCATCACag AAACTCTGCGCAAGTACCCGGCCCTCAGCTCGCTCACCCGTCTCGCCTCCGAGGACTACGAGATCGCCTCGTTCGATGGCGGTGACCCCGTCGTCCTGGAGAAGGGCACCAGCGTACACATTCCGGTGCTGGCCATCCACTACGATCCCGAGTTGTACCCGGAGCCCCACGAGTTCCGGCCGGAGCGCTTTGCTCCGGATGCCTGCCGGGCGCGGCATCCCACCGCCTTCCTGGGCTTCGGCGACGGACCGCGCAACTGCATCGGCCTGCGTTTCGGGCGGATGCAGGTGAAGGTGGGCCTGATCGCGCTGCTGCGCCGCTTCCACTTCAGCCTGCCGCCCGGATCGCCAACGCAGCTGAGGGTGACCAAGAGGCATGTGATACTACTGCCCAGCGAGGGCGTCCGATTGCAAGTCGATCCAGTTGAGTCGCGCCTAATGTAA